A genome region from Camelina sativa cultivar DH55 chromosome 10, Cs, whole genome shotgun sequence includes the following:
- the LOC109126876 gene encoding polyadenylate-binding protein, cytoplasmic and nuclear-like encodes MERSLGLLIFQEASRTEYTLFVANLSPQTKIRDIIRFFNFVEKVLSVRLIVNHEGKHLSCGFVEFASAYEVKKALEDNRKYLHGHRIFLMKRNDVTTGFVEEGTAVREKTLLVANFSPQTKITDIINFFKDVGEVVHVRLVVDNMSKHWGWGFVVFASSYEAVKALETKNGEYLHNSKIYLDVAKAAQCRPRPKYCIDYKVWYEEYLQRESLRIDEDEAVEGLDEIPNLVETVSARKKTLFVSNFCNPRYIILPKIIDFFKDVGEVVRVQFFVNNESRHVNCCFVEFASANEAEKALDTKNGEYLRSREIFLDVAEMAPYPFRPG; translated from the exons ATGGAGAGATCGTTAGGGTTATTGATATTCCAG GAAGCATCCCGAACAGAATACACTCTCTTTGTTGCCAACCTCTCTCCTCAAACTAAAATAAGAGATAT CATACGTTTCttcaattttgttgaaaaagtttTAAGTGTTCGACTTATTGTAAACCACGAGGGTAAGCATCTGAGCTGtggctttgttgagtttgcttctgcTTACGAAGTAAAGAAG GCGCTGGaagataatagaaaatatttgcaCGGTCATCGAATTTTCTTGATGAAAAGAAATGATGTAACTACCGGTTTTGTTGAG GAAGGTACTGCTGTGAGAGAAAAGACACTCTTGGTTGCCAATTTCTCTCCCCAAACTAAAATAACAGATAT AATCAATTTCTTCAAAGATGTTGGAGAAGTTGTTCATGTTCGACTTGTTGTAGACAACATGAGCAAGCATTGGGGCTGGGGCTTTGTagtgtttgcttcttcttatgAAGCAGTGAAG GCGCTGGAAACAAAGAACGGTGAATATTTGCACAATTCCAAGATTTACCTCGATGTGGCTAAGGCAGCTCAATGTCGTCCACGACCCAA gtattgCATAGATTACAAGGTTTG GTATGAAGAATATCTTCAACGAGAAAGCCTTCGGATAGATGAAGATGAGGCAGTGGAAGGACTTGATGAAATTCCCAATTTGGTTGAG ACCGTTTCCGCAAGAAAAAAGACGCTCTTTGTTTCCAATTTCTGTAATCCCCGATATATAATATTACCAAAAAT CATCGATTTCTTCAAAGATGTTGGTGAAGTTGTTCGTGTtcaattttttgtaaacaacGAGAGTAGGCATGTGAACTGTTgctttgttgagtttgcttctgctaACGAAGCAGAGAAG GCATTGGACACGAAGAACGGTGAATATTTGCGTAGTCGTGAGATTTTTCTTGACGTGGCTGAGATGGCTCCTTACCCTTTCCGTCCCGGGTAA
- the LOC104720494 gene encoding nucleolin 2-like: MSSSSKKSAAKVNLLGKRKQQDDLATKTIVQKHKETSEEKAVNVTKRMLFVSGLSRQTKASDIIDFFNDGGEVVLVRLILNQEGRHVGYGYVEFASPNAAKEALEAKNGKYMHGGQVFLEVPNTAPYPPPRYKDHHVRESLPREEDEAPPDSVLLLNSGSFPIKKTLFVSGLSSPTKISDIIDFFNDVGEVVHVRLIINQDSRHAGYGYVEFASPNAAKEALETKIGEYLHGGKIFLEVAKTTPYPSPK; this comes from the exons ATGTCCAGTTCGAGCAAGAAATCGGCTGCCAAAGTTAATTTATTGG GTAAGAGAAAGCAACAAGATGATTTGGCGACCAAAACGATTGTGCAGAAACATAAGGAAACATCCGAGGAGAAG GCAGTTAACGTAACAAAAAGAATGCTCTTTGTTTCCGGTCTCTCTCGCCAAACTAAAGCATCAGATAT CATTGATTTCTTCAATGATGGTGGAGAAGTTGTTCTTGTTCGACTTATTTTAAACCAGGAGGGTAGGCATGTTGGATATGGCTATGTTGAGTTTGCTTCTCCTAACGCAGCAAAAGAG GCTTTGGAAGCAAAGAACGGTAAATATATGCACGGTGGTCAGGTTTTTCTTGAAGTGCCTAACACAGCTCCATACCCTCCACCGAG GTACAAAGACCACCATGTCCGAGAAAGTCTTcctagagaagaagatgaggcacCTCCCGATTCTGTTTTG CTGTTAAATTCAGGCAGTTTCCCTATCAAAAAAACGCTCTTTGTTTCTGGTCTCTCTTCCCCAACTAAAATCTCAGATAT CATTGATTTTTTCAATGATGTTGGAGAAGTTGTTCATGTTCGACTTATAATAAACCAGGATAGTCGGCATGCGGGCTATGGCTATGTTGAGTTTGCTTCCCCCAACGCAGCAAAGGAG GCGCTCGAAACAAAGATAGGCGAATATTTGCACGGTGGGAAGATTTTTCTTGAAGTGGCTAAGACAACTCCATACCCCTCACCTAAGTAA